In Camelina sativa cultivar DH55 chromosome 16, Cs, whole genome shotgun sequence, a single window of DNA contains:
- the LOC104749524 gene encoding multiple organellar RNA editing factor 2, chloroplastic (The sequence of the model RefSeq protein was modified relative to this genomic sequence to represent the inferred CDS: added 66 bases not found in genome assembly): MALPLSGTSHLTCALLLSNTTTVLAPPRIPSSVRCGGSRLGCSTRFFSIRCGANRSGSAYSPLNSGSNFSDRPPTEMAPLFPGCDYEHWLIVMDKPGGEGATKQQMIDCYIQTLAKVVGSEEEATKRIYNVSCERYLGFGCEIDEETSTKLEGLPGVLFVLPDSYVDPENKDYGAELFVNGEIVQRSPERQRRVEPQPQRAQDRPRYNDRTRYSRRRENTR, encoded by the exons GTATTAGCTCCTCCTCGGATTCCTTCCTCTGTTCGCTGCGGTGGATCTCGGTTAGGTTGCTCGACCCGGTTCTTCTCAATCCGATGCGGAGCTAACCGGTCAGGCTCTGCTTACTCGCCGCTTAACTCTGGCTCTAACTTTAGCGATCGACCTCCGACGGAGATGGCTCCTTTGTTTCCGGGATGTGATTACGAGCACTGGCTTATTGTTATGGATAAACCTGGCGGCGAAGGTGCGACGAAGCAGCAGATGATTGATTGTTACATTCAAACCTTAGCTAAAGTCGTTGGAAG TGAGGAAGAGGCGACGAAGAGGATCTACAATGTTTCGTGTGAGAGGTATTTAGGGTTTGGCTGTgagattgatgaagagacaTCTACTAAGCTTGAAG GTTTACCCGGTGTTCTGTTTGTGCTTCCTGATTCCTATGTGGATCCTGAAAACAAAGATTATGGAG CTGAGTTGTTTGTTAACGGTGAGATAGTCCAACGATCACCAGAGAGGCAGAGGCGGGTTGAGCCACAGCCGCAGAGAGCCCAAGATAGACCGAGATACAATGACAGAACTCGATACTCCCGCCGCAGAGAGAACACAAGATGA
- the LOC104753280 gene encoding uncharacterized protein LOC104753280 — protein MTHHHRRESFSVTTSNMGGSVVLCPNTDLLWPFGKLEGLDRDDIRETAYEIFFTACRSSPGFGGRTALTFYSNHNSNDNHGDGGGGIGSGGSSGAGSGFGFGSSGRKEVVTTPTSRVKRALGLKMLKRSPSRRMSTIGAAGGAGTSLSPGGGMNSSSGHISPGAGFLTVPPSRPRRPLTSAEIMRQQMKVTEQSDSRLRKTLLRTLVGQVIIEAGLLLHPSIPLDKTNNFAMRLREIVRQSETKTIDTSKASDTMRTLTNVVVSLSWRGTNGNPTDVCHWADGYPLNIHLYVALLQSIFDLRDETLVLDEIDELLELMKKTWSTLGITRPIHNLCFTWVLFHQYVVTSQMEPDLLGASHAMLAEVANDAKKPDREALYVKLLNSTLASMQGWTEKRLLSYHDYFQRGNVGLIENLLPLALSSSRILGEDVTISQGKGQEKGDVKLVDHSGDRVDYYIRSSIKNAFSKVIENTQAKIAATDEGEEAAGTLLQLAKETEELALRERECFSPILKRWHSIAAGVASVSLHQCYGSILMQYLAGRSFISRDTVEVLQTAGKLEKVLVQMVAEDTEECDDGGKGLVREMVPYEVDSIILRLLRQWIEEKLKKVQECLFRAKETETWNPKSKSEPYAQSAGELMKLAKDTIDEFFEIPIGITEDLVHDIAEGLEQLFQEYTTFVASCGSRQSYIPTLPPLTRCNRDSRFVKLWKRATPCTTPNEDFSHTASVISDGHHPRPSTSRGTQRLYIRLNTLHFLSSHIHSLNKTLSLNPRVLPATRKRYRHRNNNSSSYFDFTYAGIESACQHVSEVAAYRLIFLDSNSVFYESLYVGEVANARIRPALRIMKQNLTLMSAILADRAQSLAMREVMKSSFEAFLMVLLAGGYSRVFYRSDHSLIEEDFENLKRVFCTCGEGLIPEEVVDREAETVEGVIQLMSQPTEQLMEDFSIVTCETSGMGMVGSGQKLPMPPTTGRWNRSDPNTILRVLCHRNDRVANQFLKKSFQLAKRR, from the exons ATGACTCATCATCACCGGCGAGAGTCCTTCTCGGTAACCACCTCTAACATGGGAGGTTCCGTGGTGCTTTGTCCTAATACCGACCTTCTTTGGCCATTTGGGAAGCTTGAAGGGCTTGATCGAGATGATATTCGTGAGACGGCTTATGAGATCTTCTTCACGGCTTGCCGTTCCTCACCGGGGTTTGGAGGTAGGACTGCTCTCACGTTTTACTCTAACCACAATAGCAACGACAATCAtggagatggaggaggaggaatagGATCCGGTGGCTCATCTGGTGCTGGCTctgggtttgggtttgggtcTTCAGGGAGGAAAGAGGTGGTCACGACCCCGACAAGCCGGGTGAAACGGGCTTTAGGCTTGAAGATGCTTAAACGTTCTCCGTCTAGGCGAATGTCCACCATAGGTGCCGCTGGTGGAGCTGGAACTTCTCTATCCCCCGGTGGCGGAATGAACAGTAGTTCGGGACATATTAGTCCTGGAGCCGGGTTCTTGACGGTCCCGCCTTCTCGACCTAGAAGACCCTTGACCTCGGCGGAGATCATGAGGCAGCAAATGAAGGTGACAGAACAAAGTGACAGTCGGCTTCGAAAAACCCTGTTGAGAACGCTTGTTGGCCAAGTAA TCATTGAAGctggtcttcttcttcatccatcaATTCCTCTGGACAAAACCAACAACTTTGCAATGCGTCTAAGAGAAATTGTCAGACAAAGCGAGACAAAAACCATTGACACAAGCAAAGCCTCAGACACAATGAGAACACTCACCAACGTCGTCGTGTCTTTATCTTGGCGTGGCACTAATGGGAATCCAACTGATGTTTGTCACTGGGCTGACGGTTACCCTCTCAACATTCATCTTTATGTTGCTCTGTTGCAGTCAATATTTGATCTCAGAGACGAGACATTAGTGCTCGATGAGATCGATGAGCTTCTTGAGCTAATGAAGAAGACTTGGTCAACACTAGGGATCACACGACCGATACACAATCTGTGTTTCACTTGGGTTTTGTTTCATCAGTACGTCGTAACATCACAAATGGAACCGGACTTGCTTGGCGCTTCTCATGCTATGTTGGCTGAAGTTGCCAATGACGCTAAGAAGCCTGATCGCGAAGCCCTCTATGTGAAACTATTAAACTCGACACTGGCCTCTATGCAAGGATGGACCGAGAAAAG GTTATTGAGCTACCATGATTATTTCCAAAGAGGTAACGTGGGATTGATAGAAAATCTTCTGCCATTGGCATTATCATCGTCGAGGATCTTGGGAGAAGATGTGACGATTTCTCAAGGGAAAGGACAAGAGAAAGGTGATGTGAAATTAGTGGATCATTCAGGAGATCGCGTCGATTATTACATAAGATCTTCCATTAAAAACGCATTTTCTaag GTGATAGAAAACACGCAAGCTAAGATCGCAGCAacagatgaaggagaagaagcggCTGGAACATTGTTGCAGCTAGCTAAGGAAACAGAGGAGCTAGCGTTAAGGGAACGCGAATGTTTCAGCCCCATACTCAAGAGATGGCACTCAATTGCTGCTGGTGTTGCCTCAGTGTCACTTCACCAGTGTTATGGCTCAATCTTGATGCAATATTTAGCTGGAAGATCATTTATCTCGAGAGATACAGTTGAGGTTTTGCAAACGGCAGGGAAGCTCGAGAAGGTCTTGGTGCAGATGGTGGCTGAAGATACTGAAGAATGCGATGACGGTGGAAAAGGACTTGTACGAGAGATGGTTCCCTATGAAGTTGATTCAATTATACTGCGCCTTTTGAGACAATGGATAGAAGAAAAGCTCAAGAAAGTTCAAGAGTGTTTATTTAGAGCAAAGGAAACTGAA ACGTGGAACCCGAAATCCAAATCAGAACCTTACGCACAATCCGCGGGAGAGCTGATGAAGCTAGCGAAGGATACCATCGATGAGTTCTTTGAAATCCCTATTGGGATTACAGAAGATCTAGTTCATGATATCGCAGAAGGATTGGAACAACTCTTTCAAGAATACACCACATTTGTTGCATCTTGtg GATCAAGACAGAGTTACATTCCTACATTACCTCCTCTCACAAGATGTAACCGAGATTCAAGATTTGTTAAACTATGGAAGAGAGCTACACCGTGTACTACCCCCAACGAAGATTTCAGCCACACGGCATCTGTGATTTCGGACGGCCACCATCCACGCCCGTCCACAAGCCGTGGGACACAACGTCTATACATTCGTCTCAACACGTTACATTTCCTAAGCTCTCATATCCACTCCTTAAACAAAACACTCTCTTTAAACCCGAGGGTACTTCCCGCAACTAGAAAACGCTACCGCCATCGAAACAACAACTCATCTTCCTACTTCGACTTCACATACGCTGGAATCGAATCAGCTTGCCAACACGTTTCAGAAGTCGCGGCTTACCGTTTGATATTCCTCGACTCGAACTCTGTTTTCTACGAGAGTCTTTACGTAGGAGAAGTCGCGAACGCGAGGATCAGACCGGCGTTACGGATTATGAAACAGAACTTAACACTGATGTCAGCGATTCTCGCGGATCGAGCTCAATCACTAGCGATGAGGGAG GTTATGAAATCATCATTCGAAGCGTTCTTGATGGTCCTTCTCGCCGGTGGATACTCCCGAGTGTTCTATAGATCGGATCACAGTCTCATCGAAGAAGACTTCGAGAACTTGAAAAGGGTGTTTTGCACTTGTGGCGAAGGGTTGATACCTGAAGAAGTGGTGGACAGAGAGGCAGAGACAGTGGAAGGAGTGATTCAGCTAATGAGTCAACCAACAGAACAACTTATGGAAGATTTTAGCATCGTAACTTGCGAGACAAGTGGGATGGGGATGGTTGGATCTGGACAGAAGCTACCTATGCCTCCAACTACTGGAAGATGGAACAGGTCTGATCCTAACACGATCTTGAGGGTTCTTTGTCATAGAAACGATCGTGTCGCTAATCAGTTCTTGAAAAAATCGTTTCAATTGGCTAAACGGAGGTGA
- the LOC104749525 gene encoding heterogeneous nuclear ribonucleoprotein 1-like: MESDQGKLFIGGISWDTDENLLREYFSNFGEVLQVTVMREKATSRPRGFGFVAFSDPAVIDRVLQDKHHIDNRDVDVKRAMSREEQSPAGRSGNFNASRNFDSGANVRTKKIFVGGLPPALTSDEFRAYFETYGPVTDAVIMIDQTTQRPRGFGFVSFDSEDSVDLVLHKTFHDLNGKQVEVKRALPKDANPGVATGGGHGSAGVGGFPGYGGSAGSGYEGRVDTNRFMQPQNTGSGYPPYGASGYGTGYGYGSNGVGYGGFGGYGNPAGAPYGSVPGAGFGSGPRSSWGAQAPSGYGNVGYGNAAPWGGSGPGSAVMGQAGASAGYGSQGYGYGGNDSSYGTPSAYGAVGGRSGNMPNSLGAGGYADASDVSGGYGNHQGINGQAGYGGGYGNGRQAQQQ, translated from the exons ATGGAATCAGATCAGGGAAAGCTCTTTATCGGCGGGATTTCATGGGATACCGACGAGAATCTTCTGAGAGAGTACTTCAGCAATTTCGGTGAGGTTTTGCAGGTCACTGTCATGCGTGAGAAAGCTACTAGTCGTCCTCGCGGATTCGGCTTCGTCGCATTCTCGGATCCTGCTGTTATTGATAGAGTTCTTCAGGACAAGCACCATATCGATAATAGAGAT GTTGATGTGAAGAGAGCAATGTCTAGAGAAGAGCAGAGTCCTGCTGGGAGATCAGGGAATTTTAATGCTTCTAGGAATTTTGATAGCGGAGCTAACGTTCGTACTAAGAAGATATTCGTGGGAGGTTTGCCTCCTGCATTAACATCAGATGAATTTCGGGCTTACTTTGAAACTTACGGTCCTGTGACTGATGCAGTCATTATGATTGATCAGACTACGCAACGTCCTAGAGGTTTtggctttgtttcttttgattctgAAGATTCTGTTGACCTTGTTTTGCATAAGACTTTCCACGATTTGAATGGTAAACAAGTAGAAGTTAAACGTGCTCTTCCTAAAGATGCTAACCCTGGAGTAGCCACCGGTGGTGGTCATGGCAGCGCCGGAGTTGGTGGGTTTCCGGGCTATGGTGGTTCTGCTGGAAGTGGCTATGAGGGTcgtgtggataccaatagattCATGCAGCCTCAAAACACTGGTAGTGGTTATCCTCCTTACGGTGCTTCTGGCTATGGTACGGGTTATGGTTATGGAAGCAATGGTGTGGGTTACGGAGGTTTTGGTGGGTATGGTAATCCAGCTGGTGCGCCTTATGGTAGTGTCCCTGGAGCTGGGTTTGGAAGTGGTCCAAGAAGTTCATGGGGCGCTCAAGCACCATCCGGTTATGGTAATGTGGGTTATGGGAATGCAGCTCCCTGGGGTGGTTCTGGTCCCGGTTCAGCAGTTATGGGTCAAGCTGGTGCATCTGCTGGTTATGGCAGTCAAGGTTATGGCTACGGTGGAAATGATTCCTCATATGGGACTCCATCTGCCTATGGTGCAGTAGGTGGGCGATCTGGAAATATGCCTAACAGCCTTGGGGCTGGAGGCTATGCGGATGCTTCAGATGTCTCTGGAGGTTATGGGAATCACCAAGGGATCAACGGGCAAGCTGGCTATGGTGGAGGTTATGGAAACGGTAGGCAAGCTCAGCAACAgtga
- the LOC104753282 gene encoding uncharacterized protein LOC104753282, whose amino-acid sequence MGPPSEMSANLRVSSLIYPTKKTWDHEKVKALLPAYEKEILALQPSKKGARDCHLWLLTSSGIYTAKSGYLAATQKRNDPPPIDPSPTPFDWYKEIWNIRCLPKLKFFLWKAMHDALPVGENLKIQGGNPSASCPHCLQEETVIHLFFHCSFAAQVWEKSPFRTSFDPHRITNLQKGLQIVNQCINLPPVGIGEEPLAPWILWNIWISHNKKVFEQKQNLPQDIVTQAISSARDCISAQPSNPQPPELRREEQRSDPHLDTISCFTDAAWRSDSQAAGFGCLFSDDSRSFEITNQKTATNVASPILAEAIAVSLALQHALDLGFNKLSLASDSHMMIKAINSEIPSKELYGILHDIVDLSLSFSEISFLYVSRKLNRRTDELAKSAIHPVCNPTLLIPV is encoded by the coding sequence ATGGGACCACCTTCAGAGATGTCTGCTAACCTTCGGGTAAGTAGTCTCATCTATCCAACCAAGAAAACATGGGATCATGAGAAAGTTAAAGCTTTACTTCCGGCTTATGAAAAAGAGATTCTAGCTCTACAACCAAGTAAAAAGGGAGCCAGGGACTGCCACCTTTGGCTTCTTACCAGCTCAGGAATCTACACAGCAAAGTCTGGCTATTTGGCAGCaacccaaaaaagaaatgatCCGCCACCCATCGACCCAAGCCCCACCCCTTTTGACTGGTATAAAGAAATCTGGAACATCAGGTGCCTCCCAAAGCTTAAGTTTTTCCTTTGGAAAGCTATGCACGATGCCCTCCCAGTTGGagaaaacttgaagatccaaGGAGGGAACCCCTCTGCGTCGTGCCCCCACTGTCTGCAAGAGGAAACAGTCATTCACCTCTTCTTCCACTGCTCGTTTGCTGCTCAGGTCTGGGAAAAATCACCATTCAGGACTTCTTTTGACCCCCATCGTATCACCAACCTACAAAAGGGACTACAAATCGTCAACCAGTGCATAAATCTTCCACCTGTAGGCATTGGAGAGGAACCTTTGGCTCCTTGGATACTTTGGAACATCTGGATCTCACACAACAAAAAGGTCTTTGAGCAGAAACAAAACTTACCGCAGGACATCGTGACACAGGCCATTTCAAGTGCTCGTGATTGTATTTCTGCCCAGCCATCGAATCCCCAGCCTCCTGAACTCAGACGGGAAGAACAAAGATCAGACCCCCACTTGGATACTATCTCTTGTTTCACTGATGCGGCATGGAGATCAGATTCTCAAGCCGCAGGCTTTGGATGTTTATTCAGCGATGACTCTCGCTCTTTCGAGATTACGAACCAGAAAACCGCAACCAATGTAGCCTCTCCAATCCTCGCTGAAGCGATCGCGGTATCCTTGGCACTTCAACACGCCCTAGATCTGGGCTTCAACAAACTCTCGCTGGCTTCCGATTCACATATGATGATCAAAGCCATCAATTCAGAGATTCCATCGAAGGAGCTCTACGGGATTCTCCACGATATCGTCGATCTATCCCtttctttttctgaaatttcttttctGTATGTGAGTCGTAAACTCAATCGTCGGACTGATGAACTGGCTAAATCAGCTATTCACCCGGTTTGTAACCCAACTCTATTGATTCCGGTTTAA
- the LOC104749528 gene encoding nucleolin-like, with protein MGCFMGCFGLSSNKKRRSSIRKILPRDQRICSYEPLLHSSDPTEFSTFVDNPQKISNSNLRGEVEEDEEKKKVTKKTRKRVRFDLNVQTYEPIVPPSFENDCSDNEEGERIKGSSVIDKKPEDLSSRPVYPSNYRYHNCVTSFEDEDDEMGYGESDLEDEDYYTDDENDYEDDADDEEEEKDQDVTPLLNPVENLAQWKAVKSRPVKLKREMKENVQATPLLKELIVNTSLSNWIASPKSFHGNGSSKRSPIVDITNMENR; from the exons ATGGGATGTTTTATGGGTTGTTTCGGTCTCTCTTCCAACAAAAAACGCAGAAGCTCCATCAGGAAGATCCTTCCTCGAGATCAA AGAATTTGTAGCTACGAGCCTCTACTACATTCTTCAGATCCGACAGAGTTCAGTACTTTTGTTGATAACCCTCAAAAGATCTCGAATTCGAACCTCAG GGGtgaggtggaggaggatgaggagaagaagaaggtgaccaagaAGACGAGGAAGAGAGTCAGATTTGACTTGAATGTACAAACCTATGAACCTATTGTACCACCATCATTTGAGAATGATTGCAGTGAtaatgaagaaggagaaagaatcAAGGGGTCCTCAGTTATCGATAAGAAACCAGAGGATCTAAGCAGTAGACCAGTGTATCCTTCAAACTATAGGTACCACAATTGCGTGACTagttttgaagatgaagatgatgaaatggGTTACGGAGAGAGTGATTTGGAGGATGAAGACTATTACACAGATGATGAAAACGACTATGaagatgatgctgatgatgaagaagaagagaaggaccAGGATGTGACTCCTCTCTTGAATCCTgtggagaatcttgctcagtgGAAAGCGGTTAAATCAAGGCCGGTGAAACTTAAACGAGAAATGAAAGAGAATGTTCAAGCAACCCCGCTACTGAAGGAGTTAATCGTCAATACTAGCCTTTCCAATTGGATAGCCTCACCAAAGAGTTTTCATGGGAATGGTTCGTCAAAGAGATCCCCAATTGTGGATATCACCAACATGGAGAACAGGTAA
- the LOC104749527 gene encoding uncharacterized protein LOC104749527, which translates to MDTVRGEGKEANGCENKAIIVSLDNSEIEDQISEEEEEESSESQCLLPPRKGGMMSRSTDKIKRTVQWNDNKGDNLAEVLVYEPSEVSDTDDDESDSCICTVM; encoded by the exons ATGGATACGGTTCGTGGAGAGGGTAAAGAAGCTAATGGGTGTGAGAATAAGGCTATTATTGTTAGTCTAGATAACAGTGAGATTGAAGATCAGATTtctgaggaggaagaagaagaaagtagtgAGTCACAATGTTTATTGCCTCCGAGGAAAGGAGGGATGATGTCCAGAAGCACTGACAAAATTAAGAGGACTGTGCAATGGAATGACAACAAAGGAGACAATCTTGCTGAGGTTTTAGTTTATGAACCAAG CGAAGTTAGCGatacagatgatgatgaatcagaTTCATGCATCTGCACAGTTATGTAG